CGACGCCGGCAGTCCCTCGCCGAACAGCAGCCAGGCGGACAGGTACAGCGGCGCGGCCAGCAGCAGACCGCCGACCACCACGCTCAGGCCATCCAGTCCCGCACCGATACGCTTCACCCACACCGCGCTCAGCGACTGCAGGAACACCGAGCACAGCACGGCGACCAGGCCGATGACGGTGCCGGCATCCACGGTCAGGCCACTGCCGAAGATGACCACCAGTCCGCCCAGGCCGAGCAGCATGCCGACGATGCGCATGGGCGTGAACACCGACTCGCCCAGCCACAACGAGGCCAGCAGGCCGGTGACGATCGGCGACAGACCGAACAGCACCGAGATCCAGCCCGAGGGAATGAACTGTGCACCGAAGTACACGCACATCATCGCGCCGAAGATGCCGATGATGGCGGCCAGGTAGGTGAGCATCGCCTCGCGATGCCAGGGCAGGGGCACGCGCGCAATGCGCAGCAGCACCGCGGCGATCATCGCCCCCAGCACCATGCGGGCGGCGACGCCGAAGAGAAACCCGGCGCCATCCCCGCTCCACTGGATGGCCAGCGGCGTGGTGGACCAGATGATGACGACCCCGACATACGCGGCGGGCACGGACATGGTCATACACTCCCTGATGAGGCGAGGCGGGAAACGCGACCAGACGAAAAAGGCCGCGAATCTCTCGACTCGCGGCCTTTGAAAACGTCTTAGTTGTAGCCCTGTTACATCATTCCGTTTTCGCCTGCGCACGAGCCCCGGCCAGCTGCATCAGATGCAGCCAGCGGCAACGGCGGACGACCATGGCGTGGGAATGAATCATGGCTGCATTGTTGCCCGCGCACGAAGAAGGCGTCAACCGTCTTTTGTGTCGTCCTCCACATCCCGGTAACAGGCCGGCGTGAAGCGCGGCGTGCACAGGGCATGAAAGACGAGATCGCCGGTGCCGGTATTCTCGATGCACTGCGCGACCCCGGGCGGGATCAGCACCACATCGCCGGCGGTCGCGGTCGCCGGCGGCAGGTCGCCGACCGTCACCCGGCCCTCGCCCGCCATGATGAGGTAACGCTCGGTCACGCCGTCGAGCACGTGCCGGCGTGTGCGCCGCCCCGGTGCCAGGCGCGCGCGGGCGATGGAGAGCGCGGGGTCGTCCTCGCTGTTGCTGACCTCGAGGATATGACAGCCCTCGCGAAACCAGTACTCGTCGGCCTCGCTGGGGTGGATGATCTCGGGCTTCATGGGCGCTGGACTCGCGACAGGATCGAACCCGCACTATAACCTTCACGCCGCGACGGTTCATGTCGTCGCCCCCTGCCTCTATAATCGGGCACCGCGAGACGTCTCATAACCGCACGCATTCCAAGGAGAACCCCATGGCCCGCACCCCCTCCACCATGCTCGAACTCGGCACCCCGGCACCCAGCTTCGCCCTGCCCGAACCGCTCACCGGCAAGACCGTCTCGCTGCACGACTTCGACGACAAGCCCGCGCTGCTGGTCGCCTTCATCTGCAACCACTGCCCCTACGTGATCCACATCCGCGACCAGTTCATCGACTTCGCGCGCGAATACGCCGACCGCGGCCTGCAGGTCGTCGCCATCAGCAGCAACGACGTGGCCAACTACCCGGACGACAGCCCGGAGAAGATGGCCGAGCTCGCCCGCCAGGCGAAGATGCCCTTCC
The window above is part of the Chromatiales bacterium genome. Proteins encoded here:
- a CDS encoding DMT family transporter codes for the protein MSVPAAYVGVVIIWSTTPLAIQWSGDGAGFLFGVAARMVLGAMIAAVLLRIARVPLPWHREAMLTYLAAIIGIFGAMMCVYFGAQFIPSGWISVLFGLSPIVTGLLASLWLGESVFTPMRIVGMLLGLGGLVVIFGSGLTVDAGTVIGLVAVLCSVFLQSLSAVWVKRIGAGLDGLSVVVGGLLLAAPLYLSAWLLFGEGLPASLPLRTTGSILYLALFGSVVGFTMYFFLLRSIEASRVALITLMTPVLALWLGVLLNGEVLRAGVVAGTALIITGLACYEWRTLRRLLLPRARVKA
- a CDS encoding cupin domain-containing protein, giving the protein MKPEIIHPSEADEYWFREGCHILEVSNSEDDPALSIARARLAPGRRTRRHVLDGVTERYLIMAGEGRVTVGDLPPATATAGDVVLIPPGVAQCIENTGTGDLVFHALCTPRFTPACYRDVEDDTKDG
- a CDS encoding thioredoxin family protein, giving the protein MARTPSTMLELGTPAPSFALPEPLTGKTVSLHDFDDKPALLVAFICNHCPYVIHIRDQFIDFAREYADRGLQVVAISSNDVANYPDDSPEKMAELARQAKMPFPYLYDESQSAAKAYQAACTPDFFLFDADRRLVYRGQFDASRPKNDEPVTGLDMRNAVDALLAGQPIPEDQVPSLGCNIKWKPGNEPEYYG